The stretch of DNA TGGCCGCTTTCTGGATTTGGCGATGAAGTCGATCCCGACCCGGCGGTACAGTCAGCAGTCCTCTTAGCTCTCGGCGCCAGCCACATTGAGGTACGCAGCGCGTGGGGGGTCAACGTCTCCGAGTTCGAACCTGGGCAGGCCGCAAGGCTAAAGGAAATTCTGGACGGCAAAGGGCTCAAAGTCTCTGCCGTGGCGAGCCCCATCGGGAAAGTTTCGGTGACCCTTCCTGTTGAACATGAAGTGCAGCGGCTCCGTCAGATCATTTCCGTGGCCAACGTCTTGGAGACCAGGTACATTCGAGTCTTTTCCTTTTACCCGGGGGAGGGCCAAAGCCAAGACGAGGTCCGTGAGGATGTGATCCTACGAATGAGAGCGCTTGCCGCAGAAGCTGCCGGAGCTGGAGTTGTCCTCCTTCACGAGAATGAAAAGGGAATTTACGGGGACACCCCTGAGCGTGTTCTGGATCTCATGACCGAGGTCAACTCTCCAGCCCTGCGGGTCGCGTGGGATAACGCCAACTTCGTCCAGGTCGGAGTGAAGCCGTATACCGAAGGCTATGCCCTGTTGCGTCCTTACCTGGAATACCTTCAGGTAAAGGACGCCCTGTTGGCCAGCGGAGAGGTCGTACCAGCGGGACAAGGGGACGGTGAACTAAACGCAACCATAGCTGCGCTGAAGGCAGATGGCTATCGCGGCT from Pseudarthrobacter siccitolerans encodes:
- a CDS encoding sugar phosphate isomerase/epimerase family protein, with protein sequence MTQTSPTVWPLSGFGDEVDPDPAVQSAVLLALGASHIEVRSAWGVNVSEFEPGQAARLKEILDGKGLKVSAVASPIGKVSVTLPVEHEVQRLRQIISVANVLETRYIRVFSFYPGEGQSQDEVREDVILRMRALAAEAAGAGVVLLHENEKGIYGDTPERVLDLMTEVNSPALRVAWDNANFVQVGVKPYTEGYALLRPYLEYLQVKDALLASGEVVPAGQGDGELNATIAALKADGYRGFASLEPHLASAHELGGFSGPRAFGAAARAFASLAAENGIELS